A region of uncultured Desulfobacter sp. DNA encodes the following proteins:
- a CDS encoding ABC transporter ATP-binding protein, protein MLKVCNLSFSYGRVPILQDISFQVGKGELCALFGPNGTGKTTLFKCCLKFLAAGSGTVHINGRDIRALNPKQMARSVAYVPQAHHCAFPFTVHQMVLMGRTPHLNRFFIPGAKDRRLADHAMQALGISHLAQTAYNQLSGGQQQMVLIARAIAQQAGLIFLDEPAAALDFKNQINLWQTLQDIAAQGTAILACTHDPNHVLWFCHATVILDSSGILARGKPGQVMTQEMMDRIYGNSCKVKELNGLKIMVPGKVAAQPANIVTFPGNRKGTHHK, encoded by the coding sequence ATGCTTAAAGTCTGCAATCTTTCATTTTCCTACGGCCGGGTTCCCATACTCCAGGATATCAGCTTTCAAGTGGGAAAAGGGGAGTTGTGCGCTCTGTTTGGCCCCAATGGTACGGGCAAGACCACCCTGTTCAAGTGCTGTCTTAAATTTCTGGCTGCCGGCAGCGGAACGGTTCACATCAACGGCAGGGATATCCGGGCACTGAATCCAAAACAGATGGCCCGGTCCGTGGCGTACGTGCCCCAGGCCCACCATTGTGCCTTTCCCTTTACGGTGCACCAGATGGTGCTCATGGGCCGAACCCCGCACCTGAACCGCTTTTTTATCCCCGGGGCCAAAGACCGCCGACTGGCAGACCATGCCATGCAGGCCCTGGGAATCAGCCATTTGGCACAGACAGCCTATAACCAGCTCTCCGGGGGACAGCAGCAGATGGTGCTCATAGCCAGGGCCATTGCCCAGCAGGCCGGGCTGATTTTTCTGGATGAACCGGCTGCGGCCCTGGATTTTAAAAACCAGATCAATCTATGGCAGACACTCCAGGACATTGCCGCACAGGGAACAGCCATCCTGGCCTGTACCCATGACCCCAACCATGTTTTATGGTTCTGCCACGCCACGGTGATTCTGGACAGCTCCGGCATTCTTGCCCGGGGAAAACCCGGTCAGGTCATGACCCAGGAGATGATGGACCGCATCTATGGCAACAGCTGCAAGGTCAAAGAGTTAAACGGGCTTAAAATTATGGTTCCCGGAAAGGTGGCAGCACAACCAGCCAATATTGTCACATTCCCCGGGAACAGGAAAGGAACACATCACAAGTGA
- a CDS encoding class I SAM-dependent methyltransferase encodes MNALNAQRKQFFNQRAETWLDNHYKNPDTDLHDRYADRIRTIVSFLGLGPDSRILDAGCGSGVLVPYLLEHLSDKGRLIEMDFSDQMILANRNRHTDERISFICCDAAQMKFETQSLDAVICFAAFPHFSDPEQVLNRMSKSLRPQGRLVIGHLMSSSQLAAHHHSHTPVSRDRLPEKETMFEWITGSGLDIDVFKDEPGLYLLAAVKP; translated from the coding sequence ATGAATGCATTAAATGCACAGCGAAAACAATTTTTCAACCAGCGGGCAGAAACCTGGCTGGACAATCACTATAAAAACCCGGATACGGATTTGCATGACCGGTATGCAGACCGGATTCGCACCATTGTCTCTTTTCTCGGCCTTGGTCCGGACAGCCGGATTCTGGATGCAGGCTGCGGCTCCGGTGTGCTGGTGCCCTATCTTCTTGAGCACCTGTCTGACAAAGGGCGGCTGATAGAGATGGATTTTTCCGACCAGATGATTCTGGCCAACCGGAATCGTCATACAGATGAACGCATCAGTTTTATCTGCTGTGATGCCGCACAGATGAAATTTGAGACCCAAAGCCTGGATGCCGTGATCTGCTTTGCCGCTTTTCCCCATTTCAGCGATCCCGAACAGGTGCTTAACCGGATGTCAAAAAGCCTGAGACCCCAAGGGCGGCTAGTGATCGGTCATTTGATGTCCTCTTCCCAGCTGGCCGCGCACCATCATTCCCATACGCCTGTCAGCCGGGACCGGCTTCCGGAAAAGGAGACCATGTTTGAATGGATTACCGGCAGCGGACTTGACATCGACGTTTTTAAAGATGAACCCGGCCTTTACCTGCTGGCCGCAGTGAAACCCTGA
- a CDS encoding iron ABC transporter permease has product MRKILLGPGGLILALVCTGLCCIQAGTCQVPFFMVVKTIFSHLFHWPDPATIPALNHTIIWDIRLPRTLLAMAVGVCLSVSGAVFQGCFRNPLVEPYVLGASSGAALGAALGIVFPAFFLSVQILAFVFSALAVAMAYSMARTGPDTPMITLVLSGIITGSVFSSLVGLLKYLAQDTALREIVFWLMGGFYYAGWQEVRILFSVAASGFGIVWVSGWKLNVLSMGEQEAKSLGINPGQTQFILISLATLMTAAAVSATGIIPWVGLMIPHAARLITGPDHRRVVPVSAILGAAYLIICDTLARTLTSAEIPIGIITSLAGAPYLFYLVRTRGRQMFGR; this is encoded by the coding sequence GTGCGTAAAATTTTACTTGGTCCGGGGGGACTGATCCTTGCCCTGGTCTGCACAGGGCTGTGCTGCATCCAGGCAGGCACCTGCCAGGTGCCGTTTTTCATGGTGGTCAAAACCATTTTTTCCCACCTGTTCCACTGGCCTGACCCGGCCACCATTCCAGCCCTGAACCACACCATTATCTGGGATATCCGACTGCCCCGGACTCTTCTGGCCATGGCCGTGGGGGTGTGTCTGTCTGTTTCCGGCGCGGTATTCCAGGGGTGTTTTCGAAACCCTCTGGTGGAGCCTTATGTATTGGGTGCGTCTTCGGGTGCAGCATTGGGCGCGGCATTGGGGATTGTGTTTCCGGCATTTTTCCTGTCTGTTCAGATCCTGGCGTTTGTATTTTCAGCCCTGGCCGTGGCCATGGCGTATAGCATGGCCCGAACCGGGCCCGACACTCCGATGATCACCCTGGTCCTTTCCGGCATTATCACGGGCTCGGTGTTTTCCTCCCTGGTGGGCCTCCTGAAATACCTGGCCCAGGATACGGCCCTTCGGGAAATTGTGTTCTGGCTCATGGGCGGATTCTATTATGCCGGGTGGCAGGAGGTCAGGATACTGTTTTCCGTGGCCGCATCAGGCTTTGGCATCGTCTGGGTGTCAGGCTGGAAACTCAATGTCCTGTCCATGGGGGAGCAGGAGGCCAAAAGCCTTGGCATCAACCCCGGACAGACCCAGTTCATACTCATCAGCCTCGCCACCCTGATGACGGCAGCCGCAGTCTCGGCCACGGGGATCATCCCCTGGGTGGGGCTGATGATCCCCCATGCCGCCCGGCTGATCACAGGCCCGGACCATCGCCGGGTGGTACCGGTATCCGCCATTCTGGGCGCCGCCTACCTTATTATATGCGACACCCTGGCCCGGACATTGACCAGTGCCGAAATTCCCATCGGCATCATTACCTCCCTGGCAGGAGCCCCTTATCTGTTTTACCTGGTCAGAACCCGGGGCCGCCAGATGTTTGGACGATAG
- a CDS encoding ABC transporter substrate-binding protein — protein MKIYVENRSKNVLDIFCYFTTAVIWAVFFAAPLWAGPQNTFTITDFEGRQVEIPARINRVVTISDGMIAGVMTCLGQAEKIVGIGSACLPKIWEYDIPSSTGTAHEYRQGMNPVFFLNPFLADLPVVSQFGSGINFEAIARLTPDLIIVRTGSCPLCASKDVQAKNLKLLASLGAPLVVLHGPNTFDRPDIGSITREIELLGAVFQKQARAKEIADFLLELVNDIKARTADIPPDKQKRVLMLGLSPTARENGGAGHVKGEKTVQTYLLNEFAHARNAYSGTGAWNILNAEQLIALDPDLIVLVTAWGYHPPEELYDAPYYKNLVHMRAVENRAITALPWTPCNCEKRLEYPIDVMVMARAAYPQRFTDIDFCDWLHQFYMTVYGVSRDTASRLVSCQWMGWACKGEKK, from the coding sequence ATGAAAATTTACGTTGAAAACAGATCAAAAAATGTCCTTGATATATTTTGTTATTTTACAACAGCCGTGATTTGGGCCGTGTTCTTTGCCGCCCCGTTATGGGCCGGTCCACAAAATACCTTCACCATCACTGATTTTGAAGGCCGGCAGGTGGAGATCCCTGCACGAATCAACCGGGTGGTCACCATCAGTGACGGCATGATCGCGGGCGTCATGACCTGCCTGGGGCAGGCGGAAAAAATCGTGGGCATCGGATCAGCCTGTCTGCCCAAGATCTGGGAGTATGACATCCCTTCCAGCACCGGCACCGCACATGAATACAGGCAGGGCATGAACCCGGTGTTCTTTCTTAACCCGTTTCTGGCTGACCTGCCCGTGGTCAGCCAGTTTGGTTCAGGAATTAATTTTGAGGCCATTGCCAGGCTGACCCCGGATCTGATCATTGTACGCACAGGCTCCTGTCCCCTGTGCGCCTCAAAGGATGTTCAGGCAAAAAACTTGAAGCTTCTGGCATCCCTGGGCGCCCCCCTTGTGGTGCTCCACGGGCCCAATACCTTTGACCGGCCGGACATCGGCAGTATAACCCGGGAAATAGAACTTCTCGGCGCGGTTTTCCAAAAACAGGCAAGGGCAAAGGAGATTGCGGATTTCCTCCTGGAACTGGTCAACGACATCAAAGCCCGGACAGCAGATATTCCACCGGACAAACAAAAACGGGTGCTGATGCTCGGGCTTTCCCCCACGGCCCGGGAAAACGGCGGTGCCGGGCACGTCAAGGGGGAGAAAACCGTCCAGACCTATCTTCTCAACGAATTTGCCCATGCCCGAAATGCCTATTCCGGCACAGGGGCCTGGAATATTCTCAATGCCGAACAGCTCATTGCCCTGGACCCGGATCTCATTGTCCTGGTCACGGCCTGGGGATACCATCCCCCCGAAGAGCTGTATGACGCCCCATATTATAAAAATCTGGTTCACATGCGCGCTGTGGAGAACCGGGCCATAACCGCGCTGCCCTGGACCCCCTGCAATTGCGAAAAACGGCTGGAATATCCCATTGATGTCATGGTTATGGCCCGGGCCGCATATCCCCAGCGTTTCACCGACATCGATTTTTGTGACTGGCTTCATCAATTTTATATGACCGTTTACGGCGTAAGCCGGGATACGGCCTCCCGGCTTGTATCCTGCCAGTGGATGGGCTGGGCCTGTAAAGGAGAAAAGAAATGA